One stretch of Bradyrhizobium canariense DNA includes these proteins:
- a CDS encoding acetolactate synthase large subunit encodes MTKGSDLLVRALESEGVEYIFAIPGEENLDVLESLRSSSIKLVITRHEQAAGFMAATYGRLTGRAGVCLTTLGPGALNLTTSAAYADLGAMPMVMITGQKAIHTSRQAKFQIVDIVATMRPLTKMATQIVSAQSIPTLVRDAFRVAQQERPGPVHLELPEDVASDRATAQIIPPHPVELAVAPAVAIERAAAMITAAQRPLVMLGAAASRPQLAEPLSQFVRRLGIPFFNTQMGKGAVNAGSNLYMGTAALSERDWIHEAVDEADLIISIGHDTVEKPPFIMNENGPRVVHIGATPATVEQVYFPEAEIVGDVGASLAALAGRLEGKLPNAGALLGLREKILTKLAERSTEDRFPLTPQRIVHDVREAVPPDGIVTLDNGMYKIWFARNYRTSVANTLLLDNALATMGAGLPSAIAAALIHPERKVLAVCGDGGFMMNSQEMETAVRLGVNITVLILEDHAYGMIRWKQQADHFADFGLKFGNPDFVAYAKAYGAKGSRVGSVAEFLPTLKAALDGKGVHLVVVPVDYSENMRVLVEELPKRSDR; translated from the coding sequence ATGACGAAGGGTTCAGATCTGCTGGTCCGGGCGCTCGAGAGCGAAGGCGTGGAATATATCTTCGCCATTCCCGGCGAAGAAAATCTCGATGTCCTGGAGTCGCTGCGCAGCTCCAGCATCAAGCTCGTGATCACCCGCCACGAACAGGCGGCCGGATTCATGGCGGCGACCTATGGCCGGCTGACCGGCCGAGCGGGCGTATGCCTGACCACCCTTGGTCCCGGCGCGCTCAATCTGACGACAAGTGCGGCCTATGCGGATTTGGGCGCGATGCCGATGGTGATGATCACGGGGCAAAAGGCCATCCACACCAGCCGACAGGCCAAATTCCAGATCGTCGATATCGTCGCGACGATGCGGCCGCTGACCAAGATGGCGACACAGATCGTCTCGGCACAGAGCATTCCGACCCTGGTGCGTGATGCCTTCCGCGTGGCCCAGCAGGAACGGCCGGGCCCGGTGCATCTCGAACTGCCCGAGGATGTGGCGTCCGACCGGGCGACGGCGCAGATCATCCCGCCGCATCCGGTGGAGCTGGCGGTGGCGCCGGCGGTGGCGATCGAGCGCGCCGCGGCGATGATCACGGCCGCGCAAAGGCCGCTGGTGATGTTGGGCGCGGCAGCGAGCCGTCCTCAATTGGCCGAGCCGCTGTCGCAATTCGTCCGCCGTCTCGGCATTCCGTTCTTCAACACGCAGATGGGGAAGGGCGCGGTGAATGCCGGGTCCAACCTCTATATGGGGACCGCGGCGCTGTCGGAACGCGACTGGATCCACGAAGCCGTCGACGAGGCGGACCTCATCATCTCCATCGGGCACGACACGGTCGAGAAGCCGCCGTTCATCATGAACGAGAACGGGCCTCGCGTGGTCCACATTGGTGCTACGCCGGCGACCGTCGAACAGGTGTATTTCCCGGAGGCCGAGATCGTCGGCGACGTCGGCGCCAGCCTTGCCGCGCTCGCAGGCCGGCTGGAAGGCAAGCTGCCCAATGCCGGCGCGCTGTTGGGCCTGCGCGAGAAAATCCTGACCAAGCTCGCGGAACGTTCGACCGAGGATCGCTTCCCGCTGACGCCGCAGCGCATCGTCCATGACGTGCGAGAGGCGGTGCCGCCGGACGGAATCGTGACGCTCGATAACGGCATGTACAAAATCTGGTTCGCGCGCAATTACCGCACCAGCGTCGCCAACACGCTGCTGCTCGACAATGCGCTTGCGACCATGGGCGCGGGGCTTCCTTCCGCGATCGCGGCCGCGCTGATCCACCCCGAAAGAAAAGTGCTGGCGGTGTGCGGCGATGGCGGCTTCATGATGAATTCGCAGGAAATGGAGACGGCGGTCCGTCTCGGCGTCAACATCACCGTGCTCATTCTCGAGGACCATGCCTACGGTATGATCCGCTGGAAGCAGCAGGCCGATCACTTCGCGGATTTCGGCCTGAAATTCGGCAATCCCGATTTCGTGGCTTACGCGAAGGCCTATGGCGCGAAGGGTTCGCGTGTCGGCTCTGTCGCGGAGTTTCTGCCGACGCTGAAAGCCGCGCTGGACGGCAAGGGCGTGCATCTTGTCGTCGTCCCCGTCGACTACAGCGAGAACATGCGCGTGCTGGTGGAAGAATTACCCAAGCGCAGTGACCGTTGA
- a CDS encoding efflux RND transporter periplasmic adaptor subunit: MSSLADLPAWPTDWGEGMKPWHQPACAAFDRYARRAASSGGIHAAVIGLSVILLTGCEQNTFVPPPPPKVEVAVPVKRAVTRYLEATGNTAAVKSVDLVARVQGFLESINYKDGDFVKEGTVLFTIEPETYKLKLDQAQAAQAGAQASLKQADLDFQRQSDLVARQAVSQATLDSSTANRDNARANLAQAQANTRIAEVNYGYTKVTAPFDGYVSAHLVSVGELVGAASPTQLASIVALDPIYVNFNVNEQDVLRIRAEAARRGVTVAELRQLPVQVGLQTEQGYPHEGKLDYIAPIINQSTGTLPVRGIVPNPNRQMLPGYFVRVRVPYDQMGDALLVPDTSLGSDQGGRYLLVANGENVVEQRHVQAGLLEDGGLRVIEDGLKPEDRVVVAGLLRAIPGEKVDPQLQKIDTPAASAK; the protein is encoded by the coding sequence ATGAGTTCCCTCGCGGATCTGCCTGCGTGGCCAACCGATTGGGGCGAGGGGATGAAGCCTTGGCATCAACCAGCCTGCGCGGCGTTTGACCGCTATGCGCGCCGCGCGGCGTCTTCCGGCGGTATTCATGCTGCCGTCATTGGGCTATCGGTCATCCTGCTGACCGGCTGCGAACAGAACACCTTCGTGCCGCCGCCGCCGCCCAAGGTTGAGGTCGCCGTGCCGGTGAAACGCGCGGTCACACGCTATCTGGAAGCGACCGGCAATACGGCGGCGGTCAAATCCGTCGATCTGGTGGCGCGGGTGCAGGGCTTTCTGGAGTCGATCAACTACAAGGACGGCGACTTCGTGAAAGAAGGCACGGTGCTGTTCACGATCGAGCCCGAGACCTACAAGCTGAAGCTCGACCAGGCGCAGGCGGCGCAAGCCGGTGCCCAGGCCTCGCTGAAGCAGGCCGACCTCGATTTCCAGCGGCAGAGCGACCTGGTCGCGCGCCAGGCGGTGTCGCAGGCAACCCTCGACAGCTCCACCGCCAATCGCGACAACGCGCGAGCCAATCTGGCGCAGGCGCAGGCCAACACCAGGATCGCCGAAGTCAATTACGGCTACACCAAGGTCACCGCGCCGTTCGACGGCTACGTGTCGGCGCATCTGGTCTCCGTCGGCGAACTGGTCGGCGCGGCGTCGCCGACACAGCTCGCCAGCATCGTGGCGCTCGACCCGATCTATGTGAACTTCAATGTCAACGAGCAGGACGTGCTGCGGATTCGCGCCGAGGCGGCCCGCCGCGGCGTCACGGTGGCCGAGCTGCGCCAGCTCCCGGTCCAGGTCGGGTTGCAGACCGAGCAGGGCTATCCGCACGAGGGCAAGCTCGACTACATCGCGCCGATTATCAACCAGTCGACCGGCACGCTTCCCGTCCGCGGCATCGTGCCCAATCCCAACCGGCAGATGCTGCCCGGCTATTTCGTGCGGGTGCGCGTTCCCTATGACCAAATGGGCGACGCCCTGCTGGTCCCCGACACCTCGCTCGGCAGTGATCAGGGCGGGCGCTATTTGCTGGTGGCTAACGGCGAGAACGTGGTCGAGCAGCGCCATGTGCAGGCCGGTCTGCTCGAAGATGGCGGCTTGCGCGTGATCGAGGACGGTCTGAAGCCGGAAGACCGCGTCGTGGTCGCCGGCCTGTTGCGGGCGATCCCGGGCGAGAAGGTCGACCCGCAACTGCAGAAGATAGATACGCCTGCCGCATCCGCTAAATAG
- a CDS encoding LysR family transcriptional regulator, producing the protein MIELRQFRQFIAVAEELSFRRAADRLNMAQPPLTVAIKQIEEELGTLLIERTNRITQLTPAGRVFLEECRRTVHQAERAVVAARRAGAGLSGALRLTFVASAAREILPVILRAFREQYPEVELTLTEAMTAQQIAKLQADEADVGFVIPPLRDADGLSVEVLTKNQMVAALPENHPLAQFQSISLSDLANEPWIIFPARQGPGLHERVLTACLQAGFVPRVGQEASQMDTIASLVAGGMGVGLVSRIIATANRPGVVFRDLTGTGAPVEYELAIVYGRSTPLLDAFTAVVRSRASWTGSAPS; encoded by the coding sequence ATGATCGAGCTGCGCCAGTTTCGGCAATTCATTGCCGTCGCAGAAGAACTCAGTTTCCGCCGTGCCGCCGACCGTTTGAACATGGCGCAGCCGCCGCTCACGGTCGCGATCAAGCAGATCGAGGAAGAACTGGGAACGCTGCTGATCGAGCGCACCAACCGGATCACGCAATTGACTCCCGCCGGCCGGGTATTCCTCGAAGAATGCCGGCGCACGGTACACCAGGCGGAGCGCGCGGTGGTGGCGGCGCGGCGCGCCGGCGCCGGATTGAGCGGCGCGCTGCGGCTAACATTCGTGGCGAGCGCCGCCCGCGAAATCCTGCCCGTTATCCTGCGCGCCTTTCGCGAGCAATATCCCGAAGTCGAGTTGACGCTCACGGAAGCGATGACGGCGCAGCAGATCGCCAAGCTTCAGGCTGATGAAGCCGACGTCGGTTTCGTGATTCCTCCGCTGCGCGATGCCGACGGGCTGAGCGTCGAGGTGCTGACGAAAAACCAGATGGTCGCGGCGCTCCCGGAAAATCATCCGCTCGCGCAGTTTCAATCGATCTCGCTATCCGATCTAGCGAACGAGCCCTGGATCATTTTTCCGGCGCGGCAAGGGCCGGGTCTGCACGAACGCGTGCTCACCGCCTGCCTGCAAGCCGGTTTCGTGCCGCGGGTCGGCCAGGAAGCCTCGCAGATGGACACCATCGCCAGCCTGGTTGCCGGCGGCATGGGTGTCGGGCTGGTCAGCCGCATCATCGCAACCGCCAACCGACCCGGCGTGGTTTTTCGTGATCTCACGGGAACAGGCGCGCCGGTCGAATACGAGCTTGCGATCGTTTATGGCCGCTCGACGCCGTTGCTCGATGCATTCACGGCCGTGGTCAGATCGCGCGCGAGCTGGACGGGATCGGCGCCGAGTTAG
- a CDS encoding undecaprenyl-phosphate glucose phosphotransferase — MSNVPGLSRLAPPDAKAASMEIPPGSGEIPRRTWKELLRPQFIEHSVLVADYVFIVLASLVFSLTYHLIATGDINNEKAFFSIGIIVAANFTAMMAARRNYRLKNLTLLTRQARDTIIIWCGVFGTLTVVAFTLKVSNEFSRGAATLFFAGGLATLLSWRYLVANRISHALANGSFARKKIIIITERGLNASSRPLNELRRYGYHPIQTCEVSKDEISSLVITGSLRSKLADVIELAKCEQIEDIYLLIGWQHRHAIDGILSALAVLPISVHLIPDESAARFLNHPISNVGSTWTTELQRAPMTRAELAAKRVFDVGLATAALITLLPLMLVTALLIKLDSRGPVLFLQKRNGFNGRAFNIFKFRTMHVLEDGPVIQQATRNDPRVTRLGRWLRRSSIDELPQLLNVILDDMSLVGPRPHATSHNSEYEKVIANYAFRHHVKPGLTGWAQVNGLRGETTQIEQMERRVEHDLWYINNWSPLLDLRIVLQTIVTALRQTTAY; from the coding sequence ATGAGTAACGTACCGGGTCTTTCGCGACTCGCGCCGCCCGATGCAAAAGCGGCATCAATGGAGATTCCGCCTGGTTCAGGCGAAATTCCGCGAAGAACCTGGAAAGAGCTGCTCCGCCCCCAATTCATTGAACACTCTGTCCTGGTCGCCGACTACGTCTTCATCGTATTGGCGAGCCTCGTCTTCAGCCTGACCTATCACTTGATAGCGACGGGCGACATCAACAACGAAAAAGCCTTCTTCTCGATCGGGATCATCGTTGCCGCCAATTTTACCGCGATGATGGCGGCCCGGCGGAACTACCGCCTGAAAAATCTGACGCTGCTGACCAGGCAGGCCAGGGACACGATCATCATCTGGTGTGGCGTGTTTGGCACGCTTACCGTGGTGGCCTTCACGCTGAAGGTCAGCAATGAATTTTCGCGCGGCGCTGCAACCTTGTTCTTCGCCGGTGGACTGGCGACGCTGTTGTCCTGGCGCTATCTGGTCGCAAACCGGATTTCCCATGCGCTGGCCAACGGTTCGTTCGCGCGGAAAAAGATCATCATTATTACGGAACGGGGTCTGAACGCTTCGTCTCGTCCGCTGAACGAACTGCGACGCTACGGCTATCACCCCATCCAAACCTGCGAGGTATCGAAAGATGAGATTTCTTCGCTTGTTATCACCGGCTCGCTACGGTCGAAACTCGCCGATGTCATCGAGCTCGCGAAATGCGAGCAGATCGAAGACATTTATCTTCTGATCGGCTGGCAGCATCGCCACGCCATCGACGGCATTCTGAGCGCGCTGGCTGTGCTTCCGATCTCGGTTCATCTGATCCCCGATGAGAGCGCGGCACGCTTCCTGAACCATCCGATCTCGAATGTCGGAAGCACCTGGACAACCGAACTGCAGCGCGCGCCGATGACGCGCGCCGAGCTTGCAGCCAAACGCGTCTTCGACGTCGGCCTGGCAACGGCGGCCCTCATAACGTTACTGCCGTTGATGCTGGTCACCGCGCTGCTGATCAAGCTCGATTCACGCGGCCCGGTGCTGTTCCTGCAGAAACGCAATGGCTTCAACGGCCGCGCCTTCAATATTTTCAAGTTCAGAACCATGCACGTTCTTGAAGATGGCCCCGTGATCCAGCAGGCGACCCGGAACGATCCGCGTGTCACCCGCCTCGGCCGCTGGCTGCGCCGGTCCAGCATCGACGAACTGCCGCAACTATTGAACGTAATTCTGGACGACATGTCTCTCGTTGGCCCCCGCCCCCACGCCACGTCGCACAACTCCGAATACGAGAAGGTGATCGCAAATTACGCGTTCCGGCATCACGTCAAGCCGGGCCTGACAGGATGGGCTCAGGTCAACGGCCTGCGCGGCGAGACGACTCAGATCGAGCAGATGGAGCGCCGCGTCGAGCACGATCTCTGGTACATCAATAACTGGAGCCCGTTACTCGACCTGAGAATTGTCCTCCAGACCATCGTCACGGCGCTCCGCCAGACCACAGCCTACTGA
- a CDS encoding efflux RND transporter permease subunit has translation MISKFFIERPVLSNVIALLMILIGGVALFSLAIAQYPDVVPPTVQVTTRYPGASAKTVVDTVALPIEQQVNGVEDMLYMQSYAASDGTYTLTVTFKIGTDLNFAQVLVQNRVASALAQLPASVQNQGVTVQKKSTSILLFVTLTSPDKKYDSLYLSNYATINIRDELSRVPGVGNVTVFGAGQYSMRIWLDPNKLQARSLMPQDVIQAVQQQSQQVTAGQVGTPPTPPGQAFQVTLNVNGRLDDASQFEDIIVKTGNNGDVTRVRDIGSVELGAQTYGQIFSLNNQPATGIGIFQSPGANALEVEHAVEKKMAQLARNFPQGIKYDTPFDTTKFVNASINEVYKTLIEAGLLVLVVILVFLQDWRAMLVPATTVPVTIIGAFAAMAALGFTINLSTLFAIVLAIGIVVDDAIVVVEGAAHNIEQGMSGHDAAIKAMDALFAPIVGITLVLISVFLPASFLPGLTGRIYAQFALVIAATALLSAINAATLKPTQCALWLRRPVPPEQRNFFYRGFNNVYNRVERGYVRLIGSLAKHATTSVVVALILIAIGFYGLSRVPTGFLPIEDQGYLIAAVQLPDGAALDRTQTVLDRVSDIVGKTPGVAQVITIAGISALDNSASLANAGVAYIILKDWDSRGPGEDLRSLVYGLNDKVATILEARTLVLPPPPIQGIGNAAGFAMQVELRDGNSDYGKLQAITGAMVDSAQSQSALQRVQSPFRATVPQFNVDVDRIKTQTLHVTTDQVFSTLASYLGSSYVNQFDKFGHVFQVYAQADSQYRLTLRDIANMMVRNQNGDMIPIGTVATITPTIGPSLISLYNLYPSATIVGLPAQGYSSGQSLSLMEQIADKTLPPGTGYEWTAMSYQEKAVSGQIYYVFGLAMLLVYLVLAGQYESWYAPISVILAVPLSLLGPMAVLEGLKIDNNLYVQIGLILLIALSAKNAILIVEVALELHDEGKSVIESAVGAAKARFRPILMTSFAFILGVVPLVLATGAGASARKSIGITVFSGMIASTCLAVLFVPAFFVVVQRFENWLATRKQAPVKSPI, from the coding sequence ATGATCTCCAAATTCTTCATCGAGCGGCCGGTTCTTTCCAACGTCATCGCCTTGCTGATGATCCTGATCGGTGGCGTCGCGCTGTTCAGCCTTGCGATCGCGCAGTATCCGGATGTGGTGCCGCCGACGGTGCAGGTGACGACGCGCTATCCGGGCGCCAGCGCCAAGACCGTGGTCGATACCGTAGCGCTGCCGATCGAGCAGCAGGTCAATGGCGTCGAGGACATGCTTTACATGCAGTCCTATGCCGCTTCGGACGGCACCTATACCTTGACCGTGACCTTCAAGATCGGCACCGACCTCAACTTCGCGCAGGTGCTGGTGCAGAACCGCGTCGCGAGCGCGCTCGCACAACTGCCGGCGTCGGTGCAGAATCAGGGCGTCACGGTCCAAAAGAAATCGACGTCGATCCTGCTCTTCGTCACGCTCACCTCGCCCGACAAGAAATATGACAGCCTCTATCTGAGCAACTATGCCACCATCAACATCCGGGACGAGCTGTCGCGCGTGCCGGGCGTCGGCAACGTTACGGTGTTCGGCGCCGGGCAGTATTCCATGCGCATCTGGCTTGATCCGAACAAGCTGCAGGCGCGCAGCCTGATGCCTCAGGACGTCATCCAGGCGGTCCAGCAGCAGAGCCAGCAGGTCACCGCGGGCCAGGTCGGAACGCCGCCGACGCCGCCCGGACAGGCGTTCCAGGTCACCCTCAACGTCAACGGCCGCCTCGACGACGCCAGCCAGTTCGAGGACATCATTGTCAAGACCGGCAACAATGGCGACGTGACGCGGGTACGCGACATCGGCTCGGTCGAGCTGGGCGCGCAGACCTACGGCCAGATCTTCTCGCTCAACAACCAGCCTGCCACCGGCATCGGCATATTCCAATCGCCTGGCGCTAACGCGCTCGAAGTCGAGCATGCGGTCGAGAAGAAGATGGCGCAGCTGGCGCGCAACTTCCCGCAAGGTATCAAATACGACACACCGTTCGACACCACCAAATTCGTCAACGCCTCGATCAACGAGGTCTACAAGACCCTGATCGAGGCCGGCCTCCTGGTGCTGGTCGTGATCCTGGTGTTCCTGCAGGACTGGCGCGCGATGCTGGTGCCGGCGACGACCGTGCCGGTCACCATCATCGGCGCGTTCGCGGCGATGGCCGCGCTCGGTTTCACCATCAACCTGTCGACGCTGTTTGCGATTGTGCTCGCGATCGGCATCGTGGTCGACGACGCCATCGTCGTCGTTGAGGGCGCGGCGCACAATATCGAGCAGGGCATGTCCGGCCACGACGCCGCGATCAAGGCGATGGACGCGCTGTTCGCGCCGATCGTCGGTATCACGCTGGTGCTGATCTCGGTGTTCCTGCCGGCGTCGTTCCTGCCGGGGCTGACAGGTCGCATCTACGCACAATTCGCGCTCGTGATCGCGGCAACCGCGCTGCTCTCGGCCATCAACGCCGCGACGTTGAAGCCGACGCAATGTGCGCTGTGGCTGCGCCGGCCGGTGCCGCCCGAGCAGCGCAACTTCTTCTATCGCGGCTTCAACAATGTCTATAACCGCGTCGAGCGCGGCTATGTGCGGCTGATCGGCTCGCTGGCAAAGCACGCCACCACGTCCGTCGTCGTCGCGCTGATCCTGATCGCCATCGGATTCTATGGCCTCTCCCGGGTGCCGACCGGCTTCCTGCCGATCGAGGATCAGGGCTATCTGATCGCCGCGGTGCAATTGCCCGATGGCGCCGCGCTGGACCGGACCCAGACGGTGCTCGACCGGGTCAGCGACATCGTCGGCAAGACTCCTGGTGTGGCGCAGGTCATTACCATTGCCGGCATCTCCGCGCTCGACAACAGCGCGAGCCTTGCCAATGCCGGCGTCGCCTACATCATCTTGAAGGATTGGGACTCGCGCGGCCCGGGCGAGGATCTGCGCTCATTGGTCTATGGCCTGAACGACAAGGTCGCCACCATCCTGGAGGCGCGCACGCTGGTGCTGCCGCCGCCGCCGATCCAGGGCATCGGCAACGCGGCCGGCTTTGCCATGCAGGTCGAGCTGCGCGACGGCAACAGCGATTACGGCAAGCTGCAGGCGATCACCGGCGCGATGGTGGATAGCGCGCAGAGCCAGAGCGCGCTGCAGCGGGTGCAATCGCCGTTCCGCGCCACGGTGCCGCAGTTCAATGTCGATGTCGACCGCATCAAGACCCAGACGTTGCATGTGACGACGGACCAGGTGTTCTCGACGCTGGCGTCGTATCTTGGCTCCTCCTATGTCAACCAGTTCGACAAGTTCGGCCATGTGTTCCAGGTCTATGCACAGGCGGATTCCCAATACCGGCTGACCTTGCGCGACATCGCCAACATGATGGTGCGCAACCAGAATGGCGATATGATCCCGATCGGCACGGTCGCCACGATCACGCCGACGATCGGGCCGTCGCTGATCAGCCTCTACAACCTCTACCCGTCCGCAACCATCGTCGGGCTGCCTGCACAGGGCTACAGCTCCGGCCAGTCATTGAGCCTGATGGAGCAGATCGCGGACAAGACGTTGCCACCCGGCACCGGATACGAATGGACGGCGATGTCGTATCAGGAGAAGGCGGTGTCGGGCCAGATCTACTACGTGTTCGGGCTCGCGATGCTCCTGGTCTATCTCGTGCTCGCCGGACAATATGAGAGCTGGTATGCGCCGATCTCCGTCATATTGGCGGTGCCGCTGTCGCTGCTCGGCCCGATGGCGGTGCTGGAAGGGCTGAAGATCGACAACAACCTCTATGTCCAGATCGGCCTGATCCTCCTGATCGCGCTGTCGGCGAAGAATGCGATCCTGATCGTCGAGGTCGCGCTCGAACTCCACGACGAGGGCAAGTCGGTCATCGAATCGGCTGTCGGCGCGGCGAAGGCCCGCTTCCGCCCGATCCTGATGACATCCTTTGCCTTCATCCTCGGCGTGGTGCCGCTGGTGCTTGCGACCGGCGCTGGCGCCAGCGCGCGTAAATCGATCGGGATCACCGTGTTCAGCGGGATGATCGCCTCGACCTGTCTAGCCGTACTGTTCGTGCCGGCGTTCTTCGTGGTCGTGCAGCGGTTCGAAAACTGGCTCGCGACACGGAAGCAAGCACCGGTGAAGTCGCCGATATGA
- the msrA gene encoding peptide-methionine (S)-S-oxide reductase MsrA: protein MTTNTERAVLAGGCFWGMQDLIRRKPGVISTRVGYSGGDVKNATYRNHGTHAEAIEIIFDPRVMSFRDILEFFFQIHDPTTRNRQGNDIGTSYRSAIFYTSPEQERVARDTIADVEASGLWPGKVTTEVAAVGDFWEAEPEHQDYLERYPDGYTCHFVRPGWKLPRRMAG from the coding sequence ATGACGACAAATACAGAACGCGCCGTTCTGGCGGGAGGTTGTTTCTGGGGAATGCAGGATCTGATCCGTCGCAAGCCCGGCGTCATATCCACACGCGTCGGTTATTCAGGTGGCGATGTCAAGAATGCGACCTATCGCAACCATGGCACCCATGCGGAGGCGATCGAGATTATTTTCGATCCCCGGGTCATGAGCTTCAGGGATATCCTTGAATTTTTCTTCCAGATCCATGATCCGACGACGCGCAACCGTCAGGGCAACGATATCGGAACCAGCTATCGTTCGGCGATCTTCTATACCAGCCCGGAACAGGAGCGGGTTGCGCGCGATACCATCGCCGATGTCGAGGCATCCGGTCTGTGGCCAGGCAAGGTGACGACCGAAGTCGCCGCCGTCGGTGACTTCTGGGAGGCCGAGCCCGAGCATCAGGATTATCTTGAGCGTTATCCGGACGGTTACACCTGTCACTTTGTCCGCCCGGGATGGAAACTTCCGCGGCGGATGGCTGGGTAG
- a CDS encoding MFS transporter codes for MTTITVADYTSSQIDRDAAIKKVWRRLIPFLFVLYIFNYLDRINIGFAALSMNKDLLLTATTFGLANSIFYIGYVACEIPSNLLMVRYGARIWIARILVSWGLASAATMLVVGPNSLYVVRFLVGVLEAGFVPGVLLYLTYWIPNSHRARANGYLMMAQPVAMALGAGVSGLILDHLNGVLGLQGWRWLFLLEGLPAAILGLVAYAYLTDKPKDATWLEQAEQNTLTSLLADDQSSPGTKTSVWKQIAEPKILLLALAYFCLVNTINANATWIPTIVREVLKAYSLSQVGFVTAIPAISALILMPLWTRSSDRMQERVWHVVAALGMAAAGWLLVIFFPAPELRLVGLIFTVSGAFCAMCTFWTLPQSLLSEAARPAGIGLISAVGLLGSAVSPAVIGFLRDATGNFNAGLFYVTALLAVSIVLVLIVPRLRAVAA; via the coding sequence ATGACCACGATCACCGTCGCGGACTATACGTCCAGCCAGATCGATCGCGATGCCGCCATCAAAAAAGTATGGCGGCGCCTGATACCGTTTCTCTTCGTGCTCTACATCTTCAACTATCTCGACCGGATCAATATCGGCTTCGCCGCGCTGTCGATGAACAAGGACCTGCTGTTGACGGCGACGACCTTCGGCCTTGCCAATTCGATCTTCTATATCGGTTATGTGGCCTGCGAGATTCCGAGCAATTTGCTGATGGTACGTTACGGCGCGCGGATCTGGATCGCGCGCATCCTGGTTTCCTGGGGACTGGCTTCCGCCGCCACCATGCTTGTGGTCGGTCCCAACAGCCTTTATGTCGTCCGCTTTCTGGTCGGCGTACTCGAGGCCGGCTTCGTGCCGGGCGTCCTGCTTTATCTGACCTACTGGATTCCGAACTCGCATCGCGCGCGCGCCAATGGCTACCTGATGATGGCGCAGCCGGTCGCGATGGCGCTCGGCGCCGGCGTTTCCGGCCTCATCCTCGATCATTTGAACGGCGTGCTGGGATTGCAGGGCTGGCGCTGGCTGTTCCTGCTCGAGGGATTGCCGGCCGCGATCCTTGGCTTGGTCGCCTATGCCTATCTGACCGACAAACCCAAAGACGCAACGTGGCTCGAACAGGCCGAACAGAACACCCTGACGTCGCTGCTCGCGGACGATCAATCCTCGCCCGGCACAAAGACATCGGTCTGGAAGCAGATCGCCGAGCCGAAGATCCTGCTGCTGGCTCTGGCGTATTTTTGCCTGGTCAACACCATCAACGCCAATGCGACGTGGATCCCGACCATCGTGCGGGAAGTGTTGAAAGCCTATTCGCTGTCGCAGGTCGGTTTCGTCACCGCGATCCCGGCGATCTCAGCGCTGATCCTGATGCCGCTATGGACCCGCAGTTCCGACCGCATGCAGGAAAGGGTCTGGCACGTGGTCGCAGCACTCGGCATGGCCGCGGCCGGATGGCTGCTGGTAATCTTCTTCCCCGCGCCTGAGCTGCGGCTGGTCGGCCTGATCTTCACCGTCTCCGGCGCGTTCTGCGCCATGTGCACGTTCTGGACCTTGCCGCAATCGCTGTTGTCCGAAGCGGCGCGGCCGGCCGGAATTGGCCTGATCAGCGCGGTCGGTCTGCTGGGCTCGGCGGTGAGCCCGGCCGTGATCGGCTTCCTGCGCGATGCGACCGGCAATTTCAACGCCGGGCTATTTTACGTCACGGCGTTGCTGGCGGTGTCGATCGTGCTGGTTTTGATTGTGCCGCGCCTGCGCGCGGTAGCTGCGTAA